The DNA window TCGCTGACCTGGCGACCGGAAAACGACAATCCGGCGCTCAGGCGGTTTCTGAGTCTGGCGCGCGAGGTCGCGAAGGCTGGTGCAAGGTTTTCCGCGCCTTCGTGAAGGCCCGGTCCGTTGCCATGAATCGCTGAAGCATGGGCGCGATCAGTTTCGCCGGTTCGGGCGCTGCCTGTCCGGTTTCGCGCGCCATCACGGCTGCATAGTCGAGCAGATCGCGGTGGACATCCGGAGGAAGCTCCACCGTCAGTTTTACCGGTTTGTCGTCGGGGACGGATGAGAGCTTCAGCTTGGTTGTCATGAATCAGTCTCCGTAAGCTTCGAGGACGAGATCTCGTGTGACGATCACACGCACCGGGAACCCCGGCCGGATGGTCAACGTCGGTGCGACCTGCAACTGGCGTTGGACAATCTGCTGGCCGGCGTCGTTGATCGTATCTTGCGCGCCGTTACGGATCGCCTGGATCAGACGGTCGTCGTCATCCATGGTGAGTTCGGCCCCGACCGAAAGCAGGGTCGAGAGGCCGGCCGCCTTGGCCAGGTCCCACCAGTGATAATCGACCCCGTCTTCGAGCCCGGCATAGCCTTGGGTATCGGCGCCGGGCTGGCGTTCGAGAACGATCGAACGGCCGTTGGGGAAGATCAGCCGGTTCCAGACGAGCAGCACACGCCGGTCGCCGAAGGCAACGTCGTTGCTGTACTCGCCGATGATGCGCGTACCCTGCGGGATCAGCACCATGCTGCCGGTGGGACTGTCGTAGATGTGCTGGGTGACCTGTGCCGTTATCTGACCGGGAAGGTCGGAGCGGATGCCGGTAATCAGCGCTGCCGGAATGACGGACCCGGCCTGCAGCACGAAGGGCGATGCCGGTGGCATGACGCGATCGAGCGACACGGTACGCCGGTCCACCGGGGCGTTGAGGAAGGCGAGATCGTTGTTCTGTGTGGCGCCCGGTTGGTTGCCGAGATTGAGCCCTGCGATGTTTGGCGCTGATGTTTCCCTCGCCGCGCCAGGTGCGGTCTGGAAGAACACCCGGCTGGTGCGCGCCGCTTCCTCTTCGGCCAGCCGTCGTTGTTCCTCCGGATCGACGGCCGGCGCGTTGATGGCGGGCGGCGGGACGGGCTGTCCGCGCTCCTGTGCATCGAGGATCGGGCGGCCGAGATCGCCGGGAAGTGGTGGACCGAGCACGGGACCGGTGTAGTCGCTGGGCAACTCGTTCAATCCGTCGGCGGTATTGCGGTTCTCGGTCGAATAAAGTTCGTCGCTGCCAGCGCCATTGTCGGGCGTCTGAAGCGCGTAGATCAGGGCGCCGCCGACCCCGAGCGCTCCGACCACACCGAGGCCGGCGAGAACGCGGCGCGAGAGCCGCGTGACGCGCGGCGGGGTTCCCCGGAGGCGCATCGGTTCGGTCGTATCGTCGGCCGGCGCGTCGAGCGGCACTTCCGCTTCGCTGGTGTTATGGATGTCACTCATGATCCGGGCCTCCCGTCGGTGCGCACGATCCTGACGGTCTGCTGGCGATCGCCGCTGCCAAGCCGTAGCTCGGCCGCCGCGAAGATGCGGTCCACGATCAGGATGTTTCGGTAGATGCGGCTGTTGACGATCTCCGGCTCGCCATCCGAACCGAGGACGAAGAGCGGCGGCATCTCGCCCTGCACGATCCCGGCAGGGAAGACGATGTAGACCCGTCGCCCGTCGTCGAAGACCGAGACCGGCCGCCAGGGCGGACTGTGGCCCTGCAAGCCATAGCGGTAATGGCGTGCCGACGCCGCCGGGATCCTCGGTGTTGTCGGCGTTGCGCGCTGCGTGGCGGGCGGCTGCGGATAGGCCCAGGCGACGGCGGGCATGTAGGGATCGTCGCGCGATCGCAGCTCGATCATGTAGGTGCGCCGGTCTGTGGTGATGACGAGGTTGGTGACGATGTCGGGCCGCGTCGGCTTGACGAGGATATGAACGCGCCGGGATGTCCCCGAACCACTCTCCGTGTCACCGATGATCCAGCGGGCGGTATCGCCGGCGGCGATGGGACCGGCGCCGGTCAGCGCTTCACCCGGTTCGAGCGCGATATTGGTGATCTGGCCGGGGGCGGCATAGACCTGATAGAGCGCGCCCTCGCTCCAGGGATAGATCTGGATGGCGTTGTAATAGCCTTCCTGCCGGGGCTCGACACGTGCGGCCGCATTGGCGTTCTCGACCCGTCCCGTCGGTGTGGAAGATGCCTGTCCACCTCGCGCGACCGTCCATGCCGGCGGCGTGTGGAGCGGCCTCGGCCGTTCATCGACCGCGGGTCGCTCGACCGTGGGCAGCGGCGGCACGCTGTCATCGTAGCTGATCTCCGGCGGGCGATAGGTGGCGCATCCGGCGAGCGCCGATGCGGAAATCAGCACAAGCGGCAATGCGGTTTTACGGAGAACCGGAAGCGCGGGTTTGCGGACAATCGTGCTCATTGACCCATCTCCCGCGACCAGTTGATGGCGTTGACGTAGATACCGAGCGGGTTGGCGCGCAGCCTCTCGGCGTCGCGCGGGGGCTGGATGACGATGGTCAGGATCGCGGTCCATCTCTCCGTCGTGGAGAGTTGGCCGTTCTCGTAGTGTCGCTCCGTCCAGGCGACGCGGAAGGAATTCGGCGAGGCGCGAATGACGCTCGAGACCTCCACGGCGATCTGCTGACGTCCGACCCGTGTGAACGGGTCGTTGGCGCGCGCGTAGTCGTTGAGCGCCAGCGCGCCGCGATCGGTGGTGAACTCATAGGCGCGCAGCCAGTTCTGGCGGACGATGATCGCGTCGGCGGGGATCGCGCGCACCTGCTCGATAAAGTGTGCGAGATGGAAGGCGATCTGCGGATCGCTTGGCTCGAAGCTGGCGTCCGCGGGGCCGACAGTATGGGCTTCGCCGAGATTGTCGACTTCGACGACCCAGGGCACGACGTTGCCGGTCGTGGACTGCCAGACTAGGGCGCTTGCGAAGCCGCCGGAGAGGATCAGGCAGCCGAACGCCATCAGACGCCAGTTGCGGGCCTGCACGCGGGCGGTACCGATGCGTTCGTCCCAGACCTGGGCCGCGCGTTGATATGGCGTCTCCGGTTCGGGGGATTTGCCGTAATGGGTGGTGGATCGTTTGAAGAAACTCATGAGCGGTTCCCCTCGGAAAGATTGACAGAACTGGCGCCGCCATGGCTGTCGCCGGAGCGCACGGCATGCGCGGCGGCCTGGACACCGTGGGAGAGACGCTGCGAACGCTTCATCCGCTTGGCCCAATCCGGCGGACCGCCTGCTGCGGCGGAAGAAGAGACGGGAGCCGAGCTACTGGATGCATCACCCAGGTTCCCGCCGGTCGCCTCGAAGGCCGACCGGGCGCCCGACTGGAAACTCTGCTTCATGCTGCCGGACGCTCTGGCCGCGGCGCTCCGCAACGGGGACGTCGCGGCCTTCGCGCCTGTGCTCGCCACCGCGCCGAGACCGGAAGCAACGCCAGCGGCGCCGGACTGACCGGCCGAACCGAGGCTATAGGCAGTTGCGGCTCCACCTGAGGCCGATGCGCCGCCGCGCGCGGCGGCGGCCGTACCGGAGAGCGCCATGCCGCCGCCTCTCGCTGCGAGACCCGCGGCACCGGCACCCGCCAGGGCGGCTCCGCCTACGGCAAGCCCGGTTCCGACCGCAGCGCCGGCGCCGAGTTGCGGCCCGCCTGAGACGATGCCGTTGGCGATGCCCGGTCCGAAGATGCCGAGGCCGAGCAGCGATAGCGCCGCGAGCACCACGGACATGGCCTCGTCGATCGTCGGCGTGACGCCGCCAAAACCGGCGGTGAATTGCGAGAAGAGGGTCGAGCCAATGCCGATGATGACCGCAAGGACCAGCACCTTGATTCCGGACGAGATGACGTTGCCGAGCACCCGTTCGGCCATGAAGGCGGTCTTGCCGAAGAGGCCGAAGGGGATGAGGACGAAGCCGGCGAGCGTCGTTAGCTTGAACTCGATCAGGGTGATGAAGAGCTGGATCGACAGGATGAAGAAGGCGAGCAGAACCAGCGCCCAGGCAAAGAGCAGGCAGGCGATCTGGATGAAGTTCTCGAAGAAGGCGACCCAGCCCATCAGATCGGAAATGGATTCGAGCAGGGGACGCGCCGCATCGAGCCCGGTCTGGGCGACACGGCCCGGACGCATCAGATCGGCTGCGGTGAAGCCGGTGCCCGAGGCCATCAGGCCGAGGCCGGCGAAGCTCTCGAAGACGATGCGAGCGAGGTTGTTCCAGTTGCCGATGATATAGGCGAAGACGCCGACGAAGAGGGTCTTCTTGACGAGCCGTGCGATGATGTCGTCGTCGGCGCCCCAGGACCAGAAGAGCGCGGCGAGCGTCACGTCGATGACGATCAACGTGGTGGCGATGAAGGCGACCTCACCGCCGAGCAGACCGAAGCCGCTGTCGATATAGTTGGTGAAGACCCCCAGGAAATTGTCGATGACGCCGGTGCCGCCCATGGATCGCTATTCCTCGTCTCTGGATGCGGCGCCGGACGGTGCGCGGCCGAGGAAACGGTCGCGGGTCTCAGCCCAGACCGCGAGACACTCGGCGTCGCGGACCGCAGCTTCGCCGAGTTGCTGGCAGCGGCGCTGTTCCGCGCGCAACGGATCGACGGCGGGCGCAAGCGCCGGAGCGGGGGCCGGCGGGACAGGCTCCTCTTCGCGCGTCAATTCGATCACCGTCGCCGTGATGGCGAAGGCGACGAAGATGATCGCTCCGATCCGCGCCAGCATCTTCCCCTCCATCGCTTTCTCCTTTCCGGCCATCGGCCGCGTCAGTTGTTGCCGGTGTTGAACATCTGTGCGTTGCCGGGCTGATAACCGCTGCCGGGCGTCAGGAAGCGCTCGCGTTGGACGCGCCCCTGTTCGGCTGCGGCCGCGCGCTCGGCGTCGGTCAGCGCCTGGGCGCGGCCGTTGGCGGCAATGACGGCCGTGAGGTCGGAGAGCTGCTGCGCCTGCAATGCGAGGAGCTGATTGCCGGCCTGGGTCGCCTGCAGCGCGCCAGTCGCGCCCTGGCTCTGGTCAACCAGCGCTTCCATCTGGGCGCGGTTGGTCGCGATATTGCCGATAACGCCAGCCTGGACGCGCATCGCGTCCTGCAGACCGCCAACGGTGTTTTCCCAGCGCGAGCGGGCATCGGCGACGAGCTGCTGCTCGGAAGTGCTCAGGTCGATATTGGCGTATTTCTGCTGGAAGGCCTGGTCGATCTGCTGGACGTCGAAGGCGATGTTCTGCGCCTGCTGAAGCAGGGATTGCGTGCGCCCGACCGCCTGCTGCAATTGCTGCAAGGAGGAGTAAGGTAGGCTTGTCAGGTTGCGCGCCTGGTTGATGAGCATCTGCGCTTCGTTCTGCAGCGATGTGATCTGATTGTTGATCTGGTCGAGGGCGCGTGCCGCCTGCAGCACGTTCTGCGCATAGTTGGTGGGATCGTAGACGATCCATGCCGCCGAAGCCGGTGGCGGCAGTACCATCGGCAGCACCGCGACCGGCGCGGCGATGAGCGCGGCGGCAAAGCGGGCCGCGCGCGAACGGGATTTACGTGTCTTCATGGTCAGTCTCCTTCTGGTGCTGGGGGGTGAGATTGCTGAGATCGGGAATGAGATCGGCCGCCCAGTCGGCGCCGCGCTCGCGCAGCCAGGCGGCGAGGAAATCCGAGCGGCCATGTTCGGCAAGGATGCGGGCGATCGCGGTCTGATCGGACTTGGCGGAGGTGGCGCAGAGCGCCAGCGCCACTTCGCTCAGCCCCAGCTCGAAGAGCCGGTTTCCGCGCCGCGACTGGCAGTAATAGTCGCGCTTGGGCGTGGCGCGCGCGAGGATCTCGATCTGGCGATCGTTGAGGCCGAAGCGCCGGTAGATGGCGGTGATCTGCGGTTCGATCGCGCGCTCGTTCGGGAGGAGCAATCGTGTCTGGCAGCTCTCGATGATGGCGGGCGCGATCGCCGAACCGTCGATGTCGCTGAGGCTTTGCGTGGCGAATACGACGGAGGCGTTCTTCTTCCTGAGCGTCTTCAGCCACTCGCGCAGTTGACCGGCAAAGCCCTCGTCGTCGAGGGCCAGCCAGCCCTCGTCGATAATGATGAGCGTCGGCGAACCGTCGAGCCGGTCCTCGATGCGGTGGAAGAGATAGCCCAGGGCCGCGGGCGCCGCGCCCGTGCCGATCAGACCCTCGGTCTCGAAGGCCTGGACGGTCGCCTTGCCGAGGTGCTCAGACTCGGCATCGAGCAGCCGTCCATAGGCGCCGCCGACGCAATAGGGCCTGAGCGCCTGCTTCAGGTCATTGGATTGGAGCAACACGGCAAGGCCGGTGATCGTGCGTTCCCCGACCGGCGCCGAGGCAAGTGAGGTGAGCGCTGTCCACAGATGCTCCTTCACCTCCGGGGTGATCTTGACGCCTTCGCGCATCAGGATCGCCACCACCCAGTCGGCCGCCCAAGCCCGTTCAGCCGTCTCTTCGAGACGCGAAAGCGGTTGCAGCGAGACGCTCTGCTCGTCGCCTTCGGTCAGGCCACCACCGAGATCGTGCCAGTCGCCGCCCATGGCGAGCACTGCGGCGCGGATGGAGCCGCCGAAGTCGAAGGCGAAGACCTGGGAACCGGCGTAGCGGCGGAACTGCAGCGCCATCAGCGCCAGCAGCACGGACTTGCCCGCGCCGGTCGGGCCGACGACGAGCGTGTGTCCGACATCGCCGACATGAAGGGAAAACCGGAACGGGGTCGAGCCCTCGGTCTTGCCGAACAGCAGTGGGGGCGCTGCAAGGTGCTCGTCCCGTTCCGGCCCCGCCCACACGGCACTCAGGGGGATCATGTGGGCGAGATTGAGCGTGGAGATCGGCGGCTGGCGGACATTGGCGTAGACATGTCCGGGCAGCGATCCAAGCCACGCATCGACGGCGTTGATGGTCTCGGGCATCGCGGTAAAGTCACGGCCCTGGATAACCTTCTCGACCAGACGGAGCTTCTCGTCGGCGACGCGCGGATCGGCGTCCGACACCGTCACCGTGGCGGTGACATAGGCGATCCCGGCATAATCCGCGCCGAGCTCCTGTAGGGCGACGTCCGCATCGGCGGCCTTGTTCGACGCGTCGGTGTCGACCAGCACCGAGGCCTCGTTGGTCATCACCTCCTTGAGGATTGCCGCGATCGACTTGCGCTTGGCAAACCACTGGCGCCGGATGCGGGTCAGCAGCTTAGTCGCATCGGTCTTGTCCATGAGAATGGCGCGAGTCGACCAGCGATAGGGAAAGGCGAGCCGGTTGAGCTCGTCGAGCAGACCGGGCGTGGTCGCCGTCGGGAATCCGGTGATCGTCAGCACGCGCAGATGCTCGTCGCCGAGCCGTGGCTCCAGTCCGCCGGCGAGCGGCTGGTCCGCGAGCAGCGCGTCCAGGTACATCGGCGTCTCGGGGACGCGGACACGATGGCGTTTGGTCGAGACGCAGCCGTGCAGATAGGTCAGCGCCTCGGCGTCATCGAGCCAGCGGCATTCGGGCATGA is part of the Roseovarius sp. THAF9 genome and encodes:
- a CDS encoding TrbI/VirB10 family protein, with amino-acid sequence MRLRGTPPRVTRLSRRVLAGLGVVGALGVGGALIYALQTPDNGAGSDELYSTENRNTADGLNELPSDYTGPVLGPPLPGDLGRPILDAQERGQPVPPPAINAPAVDPEEQRRLAEEEAARTSRVFFQTAPGAARETSAPNIAGLNLGNQPGATQNNDLAFLNAPVDRRTVSLDRVMPPASPFVLQAGSVIPAALITGIRSDLPGQITAQVTQHIYDSPTGSMVLIPQGTRIIGEYSNDVAFGDRRVLLVWNRLIFPNGRSIVLERQPGADTQGYAGLEDGVDYHWWDLAKAAGLSTLLSVGAELTMDDDDRLIQAIRNGAQDTINDAGQQIVQRQLQVAPTLTIRPGFPVRVIVTRDLVLEAYGD
- the trbF gene encoding conjugal transfer protein TrbF, producing the protein MSFFKRSTTHYGKSPEPETPYQRAAQVWDERIGTARVQARNWRLMAFGCLILSGGFASALVWQSTTGNVVPWVVEVDNLGEAHTVGPADASFEPSDPQIAFHLAHFIEQVRAIPADAIIVRQNWLRAYEFTTDRGALALNDYARANDPFTRVGRQQIAVEVSSVIRASPNSFRVAWTERHYENGQLSTTERWTAILTIVIQPPRDAERLRANPLGIYVNAINWSREMGQ
- a CDS encoding DUF2274 domain-containing protein; amino-acid sequence: MTTKLKLSSVPDDKPVKLTVELPPDVHRDLLDYAAVMARETGQAAPEPAKLIAPMLQRFMATDRAFTKARKTLHQPSRPRAPDSETA
- the trbL gene encoding P-type conjugative transfer protein TrbL, which produces MGGTGVIDNFLGVFTNYIDSGFGLLGGEVAFIATTLIVIDVTLAALFWSWGADDDIIARLVKKTLFVGVFAYIIGNWNNLARIVFESFAGLGLMASGTGFTAADLMRPGRVAQTGLDAARPLLESISDLMGWVAFFENFIQIACLLFAWALVLLAFFILSIQLFITLIEFKLTTLAGFVLIPFGLFGKTAFMAERVLGNVISSGIKVLVLAVIIGIGSTLFSQFTAGFGGVTPTIDEAMSVVLAALSLLGLGIFGPGIANGIVSGGPQLGAGAAVGTGLAVGGAALAGAGAAGLAARGGGMALSGTAAAARGGASASGGAATAYSLGSAGQSGAAGVASGLGAVASTGAKAATSPLRSAAARASGSMKQSFQSGARSAFEATGGNLGDASSSSAPVSSSAAAGGPPDWAKRMKRSQRLSHGVQAAAHAVRSGDSHGGASSVNLSEGNRS
- the trbJ gene encoding P-type conjugative transfer protein TrbJ produces the protein MKTRKSRSRAARFAAALIAAPVAVLPMVLPPPASAAWIVYDPTNYAQNVLQAARALDQINNQITSLQNEAQMLINQARNLTSLPYSSLQQLQQAVGRTQSLLQQAQNIAFDVQQIDQAFQQKYANIDLSTSEQQLVADARSRWENTVGGLQDAMRVQAGVIGNIATNRAQMEALVDQSQGATGALQATQAGNQLLALQAQQLSDLTAVIAANGRAQALTDAERAAAAEQGRVQRERFLTPGSGYQPGNAQMFNTGNN
- the trbE gene encoding conjugal transfer protein TrbE, translating into MMNLAEYRNRNTRLADYLPWVALVGQGTVLNKDGSFQRTARFRGPDLDSAVPAELIAVAGRLNNAFRRLGSGWAIFVEAQRHPSNLYPDSRFPDAASALVDAERKASFEEAGTHFESSYFLTFTYLPPAEDAARAESWLYEGRETKGVDPHEILTGFADRTDRVLRLVEAFMPECRWLDDAEALTYLHGCVSTKRHRVRVPETPMYLDALLADQPLAGGLEPRLGDEHLRVLTITGFPTATTPGLLDELNRLAFPYRWSTRAILMDKTDATKLLTRIRRQWFAKRKSIAAILKEVMTNEASVLVDTDASNKAADADVALQELGADYAGIAYVTATVTVSDADPRVADEKLRLVEKVIQGRDFTAMPETINAVDAWLGSLPGHVYANVRQPPISTLNLAHMIPLSAVWAGPERDEHLAAPPLLFGKTEGSTPFRFSLHVGDVGHTLVVGPTGAGKSVLLALMALQFRRYAGSQVFAFDFGGSIRAAVLAMGGDWHDLGGGLTEGDEQSVSLQPLSRLEETAERAWAADWVVAILMREGVKITPEVKEHLWTALTSLASAPVGERTITGLAVLLQSNDLKQALRPYCVGGAYGRLLDAESEHLGKATVQAFETEGLIGTGAAPAALGYLFHRIEDRLDGSPTLIIIDEGWLALDDEGFAGQLREWLKTLRKKNASVVFATQSLSDIDGSAIAPAIIESCQTRLLLPNERAIEPQITAIYRRFGLNDRQIEILARATPKRDYYCQSRRGNRLFELGLSEVALALCATSAKSDQTAIARILAEHGRSDFLAAWLRERGADWAADLIPDLSNLTPQHQKETDHEDT
- the trbG gene encoding P-type conjugative transfer protein TrbG, whose product is MSTIVRKPALPVLRKTALPLVLISASALAGCATYRPPEISYDDSVPPLPTVERPAVDERPRPLHTPPAWTVARGGQASSTPTGRVENANAAARVEPRQEGYYNAIQIYPWSEGALYQVYAAPGQITNIALEPGEALTGAGPIAAGDTARWIIGDTESGSGTSRRVHILVKPTRPDIVTNLVITTDRRTYMIELRSRDDPYMPAVAWAYPQPPATQRATPTTPRIPAASARHYRYGLQGHSPPWRPVSVFDDGRRVYIVFPAGIVQGEMPPLFVLGSDGEPEIVNSRIYRNILIVDRIFAAAELRLGSGDRQQTVRIVRTDGRPGS
- the trbK-alt gene encoding putative entry exclusion protein TrbK-alt; translation: MEGKMLARIGAIIFVAFAITATVIELTREEEPVPPAPAPALAPAVDPLRAEQRRCQQLGEAAVRDAECLAVWAETRDRFLGRAPSGAASRDEE